Genomic window (Elusimicrobiota bacterium):
TCTCGGCCACGGGATAGACCGCGGCCATGCCGTCTTGGCCGCGGGCGAGTATGACCGAAATTTCCTTCTCGAAGGCGACTTTAGTCTCCAGTACGCAGGGAGCCTTGAGAAGGTTCCCCGCGGCTGATAAGTCCTGCCAGCTTTCTAAGGAAAGCTGGCCTTTCCCGTCATAGCCGTGCCTGCGGCCCTTGAGCACGCCGGGCAGCCCCAGCCTCTCGGACGCGGTCGAAAGGCCAGCCATATCGTGCACCGCTTCGAATGGAGTCTGTGGAAATCCATGACGGGCCAGGAATTCTTTTTGGACCAGGCGATCTTGGATTATCTCGAGCACGCGGGAGGAAGGGCGCAGGGGTTTGTCTTTTTCCACTTTCCGCAGAACCTCGGCGGGAATCAGCTCCCATTCCACGGTGACGACATCGGCCGCCGCGGCGAGCTTCAAGGCGGCCTCGGCGTCGTCCACCGGCGCCCGGATGTGGAGGTCGGCCGCTTGCGCTGCGGGGCCGCGAGGGGCGGGGTCCAAGACCGCCGTGCGGTAGCCCATGCGCCGGGCTTCGAGGGCTAGCATGCGTCCCAACTGCCCTCCGCCGAGTATGCCGATGACGGCTCCGGGCAGGACGGGCTTCACGGCTTAGGAAGCTTGGCTTGCAGGACCTTGGAAGTTTGGCGCGCGCGGAAGGCCCGTATTCTGCGGCGCAGGGCCGGGTCCGAGAGAGCCAGGATCTGGGCCGCGAGATGCGCGGCGTTGGCCGCACCCGGTTCCCCGATGGCCAATGTGCCCACCGGCACGCCCTTGGGCATCTGGGCGATGGAAAGAAGAGAATCCAAGCCCTTCAAGGCCTTGGACTCGACGGGAACCCCGAGAACGGGCAAGGTCGTCTTGGAGGCGGCCATGCCGGGAAGGTGCGCGGCGCCCCCCGCCCCCGCGATAATGACCTTGATGCCGCGCCTCTCGGCCGAGCCCGCGTACTTGAAAAGGAGATCCGGG
Coding sequences:
- the purE gene encoding 5-(carboxyamino)imidazole ribonucleotide mutase, yielding MAKKPLVGIIMGSQSDWQTLRAAAEVLASLGIPHEAKVVSAHRTPDLLFKYAGSAERRGIKVIIAGAGGAAHLPGMAASKTTLPVLGVPVESKALKGLDSLLSIAQMPKGVPVGTLAIGEPGAANAAHLAAQILALSDPALRRRIRAFRARQTSKVLQAKLPKP
- a CDS encoding 5-(carboxyamino)imidazole ribonucleotide synthase; amino-acid sequence: MKPVLPGAVIGILGGGQLGRMLALEARRMGYRTAVLDPAPRGPAAQAADLHIRAPVDDAEAALKLAAAADVVTVEWELIPAEVLRKVEKDKPLRPSSRVLEIIQDRLVQKEFLARHGFPQTPFEAVHDMAGLSTASERLGLPGVLKGRRHGYDGKGQLSLESWQDLSAAGNLLKAPCVLETKVAFEKEISVILARGQDGMAAVYPVAENAHRRGILHTTRAPAGIPETARRAAEELALAIAKALGHVGVMAVEMFLLPGGKLLVNEIAPRVHNSGHFTWDACAVSQFEQHLRAVCGLTLGETDLFSPAVMVNLLGDLWEKGEPAWEKILGVPNLKLHLYGKDKPAPGRKMGHLTLLGPDPAALLKQTEDSLALLG